A genomic segment from uncultured Desulfuromonas sp. encodes:
- a CDS encoding c-type cytochrome: protein MKKTLFVALCSLCLVAFASSVFAANGWREGKKTYKSVCMSCHKRGGEADRLELNKWSKAKWTKFFAEEKKGKHEEPWGKMTEEEKDNLLKYFQKYAKDEKSLLGCG from the coding sequence ATGAAAAAAACATTGTTTGTCGCTCTGTGTAGTTTATGTTTGGTTGCTTTTGCCAGCTCTGTTTTTGCTGCCAACGGCTGGCGAGAAGGTAAGAAAACCTATAAGTCCGTTTGTATGAGCTGTCATAAACGAGGTGGTGAGGCTGATCGACTGGAATTAAATAAGTGGAGCAAAGCGAAGTGGACGAAGTTTTTTGCGGAAGAGAAAAAAGGAAAGCATGAAGAGCCTTGGGGTAAAATGACTGAAGAGGAAAAAGATAACCTACTCAAGTATTTCCAAAAATACGCTAAAGATGAAAAGAGCCTTTTGGGTTGTGGTTAA
- a CDS encoding AMP-binding protein: MSTIIDLIQSSCLKHPNATALREKKNKRWQSISYSDLWRDSEKVAAGLEQLGISMGSHIALLAPSSICWITTYLGVLKQGCIVIPIDKDLKQNELRHVLTDSEATVVFTVESYVEDLLELRKNLPELQHIVVMDNALGRRGRASETFSIIGDLISEWHTLVNTLNIPRDQAEKLETLANKTHQLLTSASPERINSETPDLFSPTANLLKEALKKGVLLDHDQFIKNSTIDSVNLSSEDTAVILYTSGTTGRSKGAILSHGNITSNIKDLIPHFQLDQRIHTLSFLPINHVFEQVCGILLPLSLGGTISFAESLKKLGENLTEVKPTFLLGVPAVYRIFLDRIMKGINSKKVSKALYSLPLTRNVVAKKVKESLGCGTIFVSGGAALDPAVAAQFKELDILIYQGYGITETSPVISAEQPGKMKLGTVGRPLPSVQIKIADPNEEGVGEILCKGPNVMKGYYKNPEATNEVLIDGWYYTGDMGRIDSNGYLSICGRVKNLIVTPNGKNVYPEEIENELLNSPYILEVMVYGHKVSPTAEEVHAQIYPDQEMIDNYAQEQGTYPLEHKAIETLIRDEVLKISKQLADYKRVKRFTLREDEFPKTTTRKIKRFVVEADISATE; this comes from the coding sequence GTGAGTACAATCATCGATTTGATCCAATCCAGTTGTCTTAAACATCCCAACGCCACTGCACTGAGAGAGAAAAAAAATAAACGGTGGCAGAGCATCAGCTATTCGGATTTATGGCGCGATTCCGAAAAAGTTGCTGCAGGCCTTGAGCAGCTGGGAATTTCCATGGGCTCACATATCGCATTATTGGCCCCCTCTTCGATCTGTTGGATCACAACCTACCTTGGCGTACTCAAGCAAGGTTGCATTGTCATACCGATTGATAAAGATCTGAAACAGAATGAACTAAGGCATGTTTTGACCGATAGCGAAGCGACTGTCGTCTTCACGGTTGAAAGCTATGTCGAAGATCTCCTTGAGCTTCGCAAGAACCTTCCCGAGCTCCAACATATCGTTGTCATGGACAATGCCCTCGGTCGTCGAGGACGGGCATCTGAAACGTTTAGCATCATCGGTGACCTCATCAGTGAATGGCACACGCTGGTCAACACGCTAAATATCCCGCGGGACCAAGCCGAAAAGCTCGAAACATTAGCGAACAAAACCCACCAATTACTAACATCAGCCTCACCGGAAAGAATAAACAGCGAAACTCCCGATCTTTTCTCCCCAACGGCCAACCTATTAAAAGAGGCCCTGAAAAAAGGGGTTTTACTGGACCATGATCAGTTTATAAAGAACAGCACCATTGATTCCGTAAATTTATCTAGCGAAGATACAGCGGTTATCCTCTATACCTCCGGGACCACAGGACGCTCGAAGGGAGCCATTCTCAGCCACGGGAATATCACGTCCAACATCAAAGACCTAATTCCCCATTTTCAGCTCGACCAACGCATACATACCTTATCTTTTCTACCGATCAACCATGTTTTTGAACAGGTGTGTGGCATCCTACTGCCTCTGTCTCTGGGCGGTACCATTTCTTTTGCTGAATCACTGAAAAAGCTCGGAGAAAATCTGACTGAAGTAAAACCAACTTTCCTTCTGGGCGTTCCAGCAGTCTATCGGATTTTTCTGGATCGCATCATGAAGGGAATCAACAGTAAAAAAGTCTCTAAAGCGCTTTACTCTCTGCCTCTCACTCGCAATGTTGTCGCCAAGAAAGTCAAGGAGTCCCTTGGCTGCGGGACAATATTCGTCAGTGGCGGAGCGGCCCTTGATCCCGCAGTGGCAGCCCAATTCAAAGAATTGGACATCCTCATCTACCAAGGTTACGGAATCACGGAAACATCACCGGTGATCTCTGCTGAACAACCTGGAAAAATGAAACTGGGCACTGTCGGACGGCCCCTCCCCTCTGTACAAATCAAGATTGCCGATCCCAATGAAGAAGGTGTCGGAGAAATTCTCTGCAAAGGTCCCAACGTCATGAAGGGGTATTATAAAAACCCTGAAGCCACGAATGAGGTCCTGATTGACGGTTGGTATTACACAGGCGACATGGGTCGAATAGACAGCAATGGCTACCTAAGCATCTGTGGCCGAGTCAAAAATCTGATCGTCACACCAAACGGTAAGAATGTCTATCCTGAAGAGATTGAAAACGAACTGCTGAACAGTCCCTATATTCTTGAGGTCATGGTATACGGGCACAAAGTCAGTCCGACTGCTGAGGAAGTCCATGCCCAGATTTATCCTGATCAGGAAATGATCGATAATTATGCTCAGGAGCAGGGGACCTATCCGCTTGAACATAAAGCAATAGAGACACTCATCAGGGATGAAGTTCTGAAAATCAGTAAGCAACTGGCTGATTACAAAAGGGTGAAGCGCTTCACCCTTCGTGAAGATGAATTTCCGAAAACGACAACGCGAAAGATCAAGCGATTTGTTGTTGAAGCAGATATTTCAGCGACAGAGTAA
- the thrS gene encoding threonine--tRNA ligase: MAQIKIQLPDGSSREYPAGVTSMDVARSIGEGLARQTVAAKVDGQLVDVQKQIDQDATVELVTLSSPEGLEVYRHTAAHVMAEAVKGLFGEDVQVTIGPAVKDGFYYDFYCENHTFTPEDFERIETRMQQIIKEDQPLVRSEMCSADAIAMFKEMGEDFKVELIEDLGAETVSVYRQGDFVDLCRGPHLPSTGKLKAFKLTSVAGAYWRGDEKRQMLQRIYATAFPDKKQLKAHLERIEEAKKRDHRKLGRELDLFSFSEEAGAGLVIWHPKGAMLRTVIEDFERREHLRRGYDIVQGPQILRTDLWKTSGHYENYRENMYFTEVDEQGFGIKPMNCLAHMLIYKSKMRSYRDLPQRYFELGTVHRHEKSGVLHGLTRVRGFTQDDAHILCAPDQLDAEIKGVLSFVQDVMGIFGFEFEMELSTRPEKSIGSDEDWERATNALLGALKDTGLPYDINEGDGAFYGPKIDIKLKDALDRYWQCATIQCDFTLPERFDLNYVGADGEKHRPVMVHRVILGSIERFIGILIEHFSGNFPLWISPVQAVVINVTDSQLDYTQKVTDQLRNAGVRVQSDVRNEKLGFKIREAQMQKIPYMLVIGDKEMEQGTVTPRFRNGDNLEPMTPEQFCEFVQEESKKYH; this comes from the coding sequence ATGGCTCAGATTAAAATTCAATTGCCCGATGGTTCAAGTCGAGAATATCCCGCTGGTGTCACGTCCATGGACGTTGCCCGTTCCATTGGGGAAGGGCTGGCACGGCAAACCGTTGCTGCCAAAGTTGATGGCCAGCTGGTTGATGTGCAAAAACAGATTGATCAAGATGCGACGGTCGAACTGGTAACACTTTCCAGCCCGGAAGGTTTAGAGGTCTATCGACATACCGCTGCACACGTCATGGCCGAAGCTGTCAAGGGTCTCTTTGGTGAAGATGTGCAGGTTACCATCGGTCCTGCGGTGAAAGATGGTTTTTATTATGATTTTTATTGTGAAAACCATACGTTTACGCCGGAGGATTTTGAGCGTATTGAAACGCGTATGCAGCAGATTATCAAAGAAGATCAGCCTCTGGTCCGTTCTGAAATGTGCAGTGCTGATGCCATTGCCATGTTTAAAGAGATGGGAGAGGATTTCAAGGTCGAACTGATCGAAGACCTTGGTGCGGAGACCGTTTCTGTGTATCGACAGGGCGATTTTGTTGATTTGTGTCGTGGCCCGCATTTGCCAAGTACCGGTAAACTTAAAGCGTTCAAGCTCACCAGTGTTGCTGGTGCTTACTGGCGTGGTGATGAAAAACGTCAGATGCTACAACGCATTTACGCGACAGCATTTCCGGACAAAAAACAACTCAAAGCCCACCTCGAGCGTATTGAAGAAGCAAAAAAAAGAGACCATCGCAAGTTGGGGCGCGAGCTGGATCTGTTCTCTTTCAGTGAAGAAGCTGGTGCTGGTCTGGTGATCTGGCATCCCAAAGGGGCTATGCTGCGCACTGTTATTGAAGATTTTGAGCGGCGCGAGCATTTGCGCCGAGGCTACGACATTGTTCAAGGGCCGCAGATTTTGCGTACGGACCTCTGGAAGACCTCTGGCCATTACGAAAACTATCGGGAAAATATGTATTTTACCGAGGTGGATGAGCAGGGTTTTGGTATCAAGCCGATGAACTGTCTTGCTCACATGTTGATCTACAAAAGCAAAATGCGCTCTTATCGTGATCTGCCACAACGCTACTTTGAGTTGGGGACGGTACACCGTCACGAAAAGTCCGGGGTGTTGCATGGTCTGACTCGCGTTCGTGGCTTTACTCAGGATGATGCCCATATCCTCTGTGCGCCAGATCAACTGGATGCCGAGATTAAAGGGGTTCTTTCTTTTGTTCAGGATGTCATGGGAATTTTCGGGTTTGAGTTTGAAATGGAACTTTCTACCCGCCCGGAAAAGTCCATCGGCAGTGATGAAGATTGGGAACGCGCAACCAACGCATTGCTTGGTGCTTTAAAGGATACCGGTCTTCCTTATGATATCAATGAAGGGGATGGGGCGTTTTATGGTCCAAAGATTGATATTAAGCTCAAGGACGCTCTTGACAGGTATTGGCAGTGTGCTACAATCCAGTGCGATTTTACGCTGCCTGAACGATTTGACCTGAATTATGTCGGTGCAGACGGGGAAAAACACCGTCCTGTCATGGTTCATCGTGTCATCCTTGGTTCGATTGAACGCTTCATCGGCATTCTGATTGAACATTTTTCAGGGAATTTCCCATTGTGGATTTCGCCGGTACAGGCTGTTGTCATAAATGTGACGGATAGCCAACTGGACTATACTCAGAAGGTCACCGACCAGCTGCGTAATGCTGGTGTGCGTGTGCAGTCTGATGTGCGTAATGAAAAGCTGGGCTTTAAAATTCGTGAAGCTCAGATGCAGAAAATTCCATACATGCTGGTTATTGGTGATAAAGAGATGGAGCAGGGTACTGTCACCCCTCGTTTCCGTAACGGAGACAACCTTGAACCGATGACCCCGGAACAGTTCTGCGAATTTGTTCAGGAAGAAAGTAAGAAATATCATTAG
- the infC gene encoding translation initiation factor IF-3 translates to MDDEGEQLGVMSLDDALEAATERGLDLVEVSPNAKPPVCRIMDFGKYKYQLQKRAAEAKKKAARVEVKEVKLRPKTEIHDFNVKVKNVRRFLDAGNKVKVTIMFRGREVTHPEFGRELLQRVADEVADIGVIEFFPSMQGRFMHMVMAPGKK, encoded by the coding sequence GTGGATGATGAAGGCGAACAACTCGGAGTTATGTCTCTGGATGACGCCCTGGAAGCGGCAACTGAACGCGGATTAGACCTTGTTGAGGTTTCTCCCAATGCTAAGCCTCCGGTGTGCCGTATCATGGACTTTGGCAAGTACAAGTATCAGCTGCAGAAGCGTGCCGCTGAAGCTAAGAAAAAGGCCGCCCGGGTTGAAGTGAAGGAAGTAAAACTTCGCCCCAAGACGGAAATCCATGATTTCAATGTCAAGGTGAAGAATGTTCGCCGTTTTCTTGATGCTGGCAACAAGGTCAAAGTAACGATCATGTTCCGTGGTCGTGAGGTGACGCATCCTGAGTTTGGCCGCGAACTCCTCCAACGTGTGGCTGATGAAGTTGCTGATATCGGTGTGATTGAATTTTTCCCCAGTATGCAGGGGCGTTTCATGCATATGGTGATGGCACCAGGTAAAAAATAA
- the rpmI gene encoding 50S ribosomal protein L35, with the protein MPKIKTNRGAAKRFRKTGTGKIRRNKAFTSHILTKKTTKRKRDLRHGTLVDAADHKNISCLIPYK; encoded by the coding sequence ATGCCCAAAATTAAGACCAACCGTGGCGCAGCAAAGCGTTTTCGTAAAACCGGAACCGGAAAAATCCGTCGTAATAAGGCTTTTACCAGCCATATTCTGACCAAAAAAACCACAAAGCGTAAGCGTGATCTGCGTCATGGCACTCTTGTTGACGCAGCAGATCATAAGAATATCAGTTGCCTGATCCCTTATAAATAG
- the rplT gene encoding 50S ribosomal protein L20, whose product MPRVKRGFKARRRRNKVLKLAKGYRGARSKLFRSAAEAVDRALNYAYRDRRVKKRDFRGLWIARINAAARQNGLNYSRLIHGLKQAEIGLDRKVLAEIAVTDPAAFTAVVEKAKAQIQ is encoded by the coding sequence ATGCCGAGAGTAAAAAGAGGTTTCAAAGCGAGACGCAGACGTAACAAGGTTCTTAAGCTGGCCAAAGGTTATCGTGGCGCACGCAGTAAACTGTTCCGCAGTGCTGCCGAAGCCGTTGACCGGGCCCTGAATTATGCCTACCGTGACCGTCGCGTTAAAAAACGGGATTTCCGTGGTTTGTGGATTGCCCGTATCAATGCAGCGGCCCGTCAAAATGGTTTGAACTACAGCCGTTTGATTCATGGTCTCAAGCAAGCTGAAATCGGTCTTGACCGTAAAGTTCTTGCTGAGATTGCAGTAACGGATCCTGCTGCATTCACTGCTGTTGTAGAAAAAGCCAAGGCTCAGATCCAGTAA
- the pheS gene encoding phenylalanine--tRNA ligase subunit alpha — translation MKEKLEALLTAAKQALADAADETALQDVRVRFLGKKGELTAIMKGMGALSAEERPVVGAVANRVKDDISDVFEQRLAVVRQQAIADKLANEKIDVTLPGRRALSGSKHPVTLVTEELIEIFSSLGFCVAEGPEVEQDFYNFEALNIPKDHPARDMQDTFYINDDVVLRTHTSPVQIRSMLKQAPPVRVIAPGTVYRRDSDITHSPMFHQIEGFMVDENITFGDLKGILTTFIQECFGKSVGVRFRPSFFPFTEPSAEVDIQCVICGGKGCRVCKNSGWLEILGSGMIDPEVFKSVNYDSERYSGFAFGMGLERIAMLKYGVNDLRLFFENDVRFLRQF, via the coding sequence ATGAAGGAAAAACTTGAAGCATTGTTGACTGCAGCAAAACAAGCCTTGGCTGATGCTGCAGATGAAACGGCTCTCCAGGATGTTCGTGTTCGATTCTTGGGTAAGAAGGGTGAACTGACTGCCATCATGAAAGGGATGGGCGCGCTGTCTGCCGAGGAAAGACCGGTTGTCGGTGCCGTCGCAAACCGCGTTAAAGACGATATCTCAGACGTTTTTGAACAACGTCTGGCCGTTGTTAGGCAGCAGGCGATTGCCGATAAGTTGGCCAATGAAAAAATCGATGTTACTTTGCCGGGACGTCGTGCCCTCAGTGGCTCAAAGCATCCTGTCACCCTTGTCACCGAAGAGTTGATCGAAATTTTTTCCTCCTTAGGTTTCTGTGTTGCAGAAGGACCGGAAGTTGAACAGGATTTCTACAACTTTGAAGCTTTGAATATTCCCAAAGATCACCCTGCACGGGATATGCAGGACACCTTTTATATTAATGATGATGTCGTCCTGCGTACGCATACGTCACCAGTTCAAATCCGTTCCATGCTTAAGCAGGCACCTCCGGTGCGTGTCATTGCTCCTGGAACGGTGTATCGTCGCGACTCCGATATTACTCATAGTCCAATGTTTCACCAGATTGAGGGTTTCATGGTCGATGAGAATATCACCTTCGGTGATTTGAAAGGGATACTCACCACCTTTATTCAGGAGTGTTTTGGCAAGTCTGTTGGCGTTCGCTTTCGGCCCTCTTTTTTCCCTTTTACGGAACCCAGCGCCGAGGTGGATATTCAATGTGTGATTTGCGGCGGCAAAGGCTGTCGGGTGTGTAAAAACTCCGGCTGGCTGGAAATCCTGGGCAGTGGAATGATTGATCCTGAAGTCTTCAAATCCGTAAATTATGATTCTGAACGCTACAGTGGGTTTGCCTTCGGCATGGGGCTGGAACGTATCGCCATGTTGAAATATGGCGTCAATGATCTGCGCTTGTTCTTTGAAAACGACGTGCGTTTTTTGCGTCAGTTTTAA